In Halorientalis sp. LT38, a genomic segment contains:
- the metX gene encoding homoserine O-acetyltransferase MetX: MEVERDTVSVGEFEFECGESIPDLEVAYEAYGEFTGDNAVLVCHALTGSAHVAGHRTGQDTSGQARAWWDDIVGPGKAVDTTEYYVVCANVPGSCYGTTGPASENPETGEPYGTDFPAVTVGDWTEAQRRLLDELGIPALHAVVGGSVGGMNALDWAKRHPDHVERVVPIAAAARLDPQCLALDAVARRAITTDNDWQGGEYYGTDAKPTDGLALARQIGHIMYLSKASMEQKFGRRAAGRDAMRTFPVDPAGTFFPYRDVESYLDYQAEKFVERFDPNSYLYLTRSMDNYDLAAGFEDDADALSAFDGEALVMSFTGDWHFTTEQAERVAEAFREVGGPVAHHVVESDHGHDAFLVEPEKVGPPLSDFLEAGVDGKAVTDTVEGDDGESQFAPVHTSLFS; encoded by the coding sequence ATGGAGGTCGAACGAGACACGGTGTCGGTCGGCGAGTTCGAGTTCGAGTGCGGGGAGTCGATCCCCGACCTCGAGGTCGCCTACGAGGCCTACGGCGAGTTCACGGGCGATAACGCGGTCCTGGTCTGTCACGCCCTGACCGGGAGCGCACACGTCGCCGGTCACAGGACGGGGCAGGACACCAGCGGCCAGGCCCGCGCCTGGTGGGACGACATCGTCGGCCCCGGCAAGGCCGTCGACACCACCGAGTACTACGTCGTCTGCGCCAACGTCCCCGGCTCCTGCTACGGGACGACCGGCCCGGCCAGCGAGAACCCCGAGACCGGCGAGCCCTACGGCACCGACTTCCCCGCCGTCACCGTCGGCGACTGGACCGAGGCCCAGCGCCGCCTGCTCGACGAACTCGGGATCCCCGCCCTCCACGCCGTCGTCGGCGGGAGCGTCGGCGGCATGAACGCCCTGGACTGGGCCAAGCGCCACCCCGACCACGTCGAGCGCGTGGTCCCCATCGCCGCGGCCGCCCGCCTCGACCCGCAGTGTCTCGCGCTCGACGCCGTCGCCCGCCGGGCCATCACCACCGATAACGACTGGCAGGGCGGCGAGTACTACGGGACCGACGCCAAGCCGACGGACGGGTTGGCTTTGGCGCGGCAAATAGGCCACATCATGTACCTCTCGAAGGCCTCGATGGAGCAGAAGTTCGGCCGCCGCGCGGCGGGCCGCGACGCCATGCGGACCTTCCCGGTCGATCCCGCGGGCACGTTCTTCCCCTACCGGGACGTCGAGTCGTATCTGGACTACCAGGCCGAGAAGTTCGTCGAGCGGTTCGACCCGAACTCGTATCTCTACCTGACGCGTTCGATGGACAACTACGACCTCGCCGCCGGGTTCGAGGACGACGCCGACGCGCTCAGTGCCTTCGACGGCGAAGCGCTCGTCATGTCCTTCACCGGCGACTGGCACTTCACGACCGAGCAGGCCGAACGGGTCGCCGAGGCCTTCCGCGAGGTCGGCGGGCCCGTCGCCCACCACGTCGTCGAGTCCGACCACGGCCACGACGCCTTCCTCGTCGAACCCGAGAAGGTCGGCCCGCCGCTCTCGGACTTTCTCGAAGCCGGCGTCGACGGGAAAGCCGTCACCGACACCGTCGAGGGCGACGACGGCGAGAGCCAGTTCGCGCCCGTCCACACGAGCCTGTTCTCCTGA
- a CDS encoding O-acetylhomoserine aminocarboxypropyltransferase/cysteine synthase family protein has translation MTNDSRRFGTRCVHAGQDEPDPATGARAPPIYQTTSYVFEDADHAADLFALEGDGNIYSRFHNPTVRMLEERLASLENGVDAVATGAGMAALDAATSVLADAGDNVVSASSIYGGTHTYLSHNARRRGVEARFVDTLDYAAYDDAIDESTAYVHCETIGNPSLVTPDFEELAAVCEDNDVPLFVDNTFGTPALCNPLDHGADIVWESTTKWIHGSGTTVGGVLVDGGSFPWGEFPEKYPEIGAPNPAFNGTNFSERFGDRAFAAAARYRALRVLGDGQKPFDAWQTLQGSETFSLRMERHCENAMAVAEYLSDHPEVSWVTYPGLECHETHENAAEYLSGGYGGMIAFGLEGGYEAGRTVCEAVELGQFLANVGDAKTLVVHPASTTHAQLTEAEQRASGVTPDLLRLSIGIEDVEDIKADLDQAIGTAT, from the coding sequence ATGACCAACGATTCGCGACGCTTCGGGACGCGCTGCGTCCACGCCGGCCAGGACGAGCCCGATCCGGCGACTGGGGCGCGCGCACCGCCGATCTACCAGACCACGTCGTACGTCTTCGAGGACGCCGACCACGCGGCGGACCTCTTCGCGCTCGAGGGCGACGGGAACATCTACTCGCGATTTCACAACCCGACGGTCCGGATGCTGGAGGAGCGCCTCGCCTCGCTCGAGAACGGCGTCGACGCCGTCGCCACCGGGGCCGGCATGGCTGCACTCGACGCGGCCACGAGCGTCCTCGCGGACGCCGGCGACAACGTCGTCTCGGCCTCGTCCATCTACGGCGGGACCCACACCTATCTCTCACACAACGCCCGCCGTCGCGGGGTCGAGGCCCGCTTCGTCGACACGCTGGACTACGCCGCCTACGACGACGCCATCGACGAATCGACCGCCTACGTCCACTGTGAGACCATCGGCAACCCCTCGCTCGTGACGCCGGATTTCGAGGAACTGGCCGCGGTCTGCGAGGACAACGACGTCCCGCTGTTCGTCGACAACACCTTCGGGACGCCCGCGCTCTGCAATCCGCTCGATCACGGCGCCGACATCGTCTGGGAGTCGACGACGAAGTGGATCCACGGCTCGGGGACCACCGTCGGCGGCGTCCTCGTCGACGGCGGCTCCTTCCCCTGGGGTGAGTTCCCCGAGAAGTACCCCGAGATCGGCGCGCCCAATCCTGCCTTCAACGGGACGAACTTCAGCGAGCGCTTCGGCGACCGCGCGTTCGCCGCCGCCGCCCGCTACCGCGCGCTGCGAGTGCTCGGCGACGGCCAGAAGCCCTTCGACGCCTGGCAGACCCTCCAGGGTTCGGAGACGTTTTCCCTCCGGATGGAGCGCCACTGCGAGAACGCGATGGCCGTCGCGGAGTACCTGTCCGATCACCCCGAGGTCTCCTGGGTCACCTACCCCGGACTGGAGTGCCACGAGACCCACGAGAACGCCGCCGAGTACCTCTCGGGCGGTTACGGTGGCATGATCGCCTTCGGCCTGGAGGGCGGCTACGAGGCCGGCCGGACCGTCTGCGAGGCCGTCGAACTCGGCCAGTTCCTGGCGAACGTCGGCGACGCGAAGACGCTGGTGGTCCACCCCGCGAGCACGACCCACGCGCAGTTGACCGAGGCGGAACAGCGCGCCAGCGGCGTCACGCCCGATCTCCTGCGTCTCTCGATCGGGATCGAGGACGTCGAAGATATCAAGGCGGACCTCGACCAAGCTATCGGGACGGCCACATAA
- a CDS encoding pyridoxal-phosphate-dependent aminotransferase family protein gives MPKKQEYRDDYPNKTLYIPGPTEVREDVIEEMAQPMFGHRMDRMTDLYTTIVEDTKEFLGTDNDVIILTGSGTEFWEASTLNLVDENILVPTCGSFSERHANVAERLGKDVDRLEYDWGQAIKPEDIRAELESSDKHYDVVATVMNESSTGIRNPIEEIGDVVAEYPDTYFVVDAVSALGGDYVDIDEHDIDVIFTSTQKAFAMPPGLAVCVVSDDAYDRELDKDSASWYGGFQRCLDYYDRKGQTHSTPAIPIMLAYRKQMKHMLEETHRQRDERHREMAEYTREWAREHFEMFPEDGYESQTVACIENTQGIDVAETIETVSEEYDMVFSNGYGSQLGETTFRIGHMGEHDVESIKELTDAIEDVAGL, from the coding sequence GTGCCCAAGAAACAGGAATACAGAGACGACTACCCGAACAAGACGCTGTACATCCCCGGGCCGACTGAGGTCCGCGAGGACGTCATCGAGGAGATGGCCCAGCCGATGTTCGGTCACCGCATGGACCGCATGACCGACCTCTACACGACCATCGTCGAGGACACCAAGGAGTTCCTCGGCACCGACAACGATGTCATCATTCTCACGGGGTCGGGGACCGAGTTCTGGGAGGCGTCGACGCTCAATCTCGTCGACGAGAACATCCTCGTCCCGACCTGTGGCAGCTTCAGCGAGCGCCACGCCAACGTGGCCGAGCGACTGGGCAAGGACGTCGACCGACTCGAGTACGACTGGGGGCAGGCCATCAAGCCTGAAGACATCCGCGCGGAACTCGAATCCAGCGACAAACACTACGACGTGGTCGCGACGGTGATGAACGAGTCCTCCACTGGCATCCGCAACCCCATCGAGGAGATCGGCGACGTCGTCGCCGAGTACCCGGACACGTACTTCGTCGTCGACGCCGTCTCCGCACTCGGCGGCGACTACGTCGACATCGACGAGCACGACATCGACGTCATCTTCACGTCCACCCAGAAGGCGTTCGCCATGCCGCCCGGCCTCGCCGTCTGTGTCGTCAGCGACGACGCCTACGACCGCGAACTCGACAAGGATTCGGCGTCGTGGTACGGCGGCTTCCAGCGCTGTCTCGACTACTACGACCGGAAGGGCCAGACCCACTCCACGCCCGCGATCCCGATCATGCTGGCCTACCGCAAGCAGATGAAGCACATGCTCGAGGAGACCCACCGGCAACGGGACGAGCGCCACCGCGAGATGGCCGAGTACACCCGCGAGTGGGCCCGCGAGCACTTCGAGATGTTCCCCGAGGACGGCTACGAGTCCCAGACCGTCGCCTGCATCGAGAACACGCAGGGCATCGACGTCGCCGAGACCATCGAGACCGTCTCCGAGGAGTACGACATGGTCTTCTCGAACGGCTACGGCTCCCAGCTCGGCGAGACGACCTTCCGCATCGGCCACATGGGCGAACACGACGTCGAGAGCATCAAAGAGCTCACCGACGCCATCGAAGACGTGGCCGGGCTCTGA
- the ligA gene encoding NAD-dependent DNA ligase LigA, translating into MDADAPAENPYVTDPDTDFAPVEDLDAEAARDQAAQLREAIRYHDHRYYVENDPVIGDRTYDALFSRLVDLEEAFDLDSEDSPTRRVGGEPVDELDTVEHVAPMLSIDQSGDREDVEGFDDRVRDGLADADWDGEIEYVCEPKFDGLSVEVVYEDGRFQRAATRGDGVEGDDVTENVRTIPSVPQRLRGDYPEFLAVRGEVFMPKAAFREYNRERVERGEDAFANPRNAAAGTLRQLDPSITAERPLAVYFFDVLETSDAPDSHWTQLSRFRDWGLRVAEESERVGDIEAAIDYRDRLLEARDDLPYEIDGVVIKVDDGDAREALGATSRHPRWAFAYKFPARKEVTRVTDIVVQVGRTGRLTPVALLEPVEVSGVTVSRASLHNPDEIQRLGVGVGDTVRIKRAGDVIPDVEEVVEDRTESHFEFPEHCPVCDSAVERDGPMAFCTGGLACPAQLERAIEHYASRTGLDVEGLGPERIEQLMDAGLIEELPDLYALDPEALADLEGWGERSAEKLVTELDDAREPPLPDFLAAIGVPEVGPSTAKSLAREFGDLDSVLAADAEQLQAVDDVGPTVAREIREFFDSERNRAVIERLRERGVEPQAVEIEQGDALDGETFVFTGSLDEFTRSDAQDLVEAHGGSATSSVSGNTDYLVVGENPGASKREDADENDVPRIDEEEFLKLLDERGVR; encoded by the coding sequence ATGGACGCGGACGCACCGGCCGAGAACCCCTACGTCACAGATCCAGACACCGACTTCGCGCCGGTCGAGGACCTCGACGCCGAGGCGGCCCGGGACCAGGCCGCCCAGCTACGCGAGGCCATCCGGTACCACGACCACCGCTACTACGTCGAGAACGACCCGGTGATCGGCGACCGTACCTACGACGCCCTGTTTTCGCGGCTGGTCGATCTGGAGGAGGCGTTCGATCTCGACAGCGAGGACAGCCCGACCCGGCGGGTCGGCGGCGAACCGGTCGACGAACTCGACACCGTCGAACACGTCGCGCCCATGCTGTCGATCGACCAGAGCGGGGACCGCGAGGACGTGGAAGGGTTCGACGACCGAGTTCGGGACGGCCTCGCCGACGCCGACTGGGACGGTGAGATCGAGTACGTCTGCGAGCCGAAGTTCGACGGGCTGTCGGTCGAGGTGGTCTACGAGGACGGGCGGTTCCAGCGGGCGGCCACCCGCGGCGACGGCGTGGAAGGCGACGACGTGACCGAGAACGTGCGGACGATCCCGAGCGTCCCCCAGCGCCTCCGCGGTGACTACCCCGAGTTCCTCGCGGTCAGGGGCGAGGTGTTCATGCCCAAGGCGGCCTTCCGCGAGTACAACCGCGAACGGGTCGAGCGCGGCGAGGACGCCTTCGCCAACCCGCGCAACGCCGCCGCGGGCACCCTCCGGCAGCTCGACCCCTCGATCACCGCCGAGCGCCCGCTGGCGGTCTACTTCTTCGACGTGCTGGAGACGAGCGACGCGCCCGATTCGCACTGGACGCAGCTCTCGCGCTTTCGCGACTGGGGGCTCCGCGTCGCCGAGGAGAGCGAGCGCGTCGGCGACATCGAGGCCGCGATCGACTACCGTGACCGCCTGCTCGAGGCGCGCGACGACCTGCCCTACGAGATCGACGGCGTCGTGATCAAGGTCGACGACGGGGACGCGCGCGAGGCGCTGGGCGCCACCAGCCGCCACCCGCGCTGGGCCTTCGCGTACAAGTTCCCCGCCCGGAAGGAAGTGACCCGCGTCACCGATATCGTCGTGCAGGTGGGCCGGACCGGTCGGCTGACGCCCGTGGCCCTGCTGGAACCCGTCGAGGTCTCGGGCGTCACCGTCTCGCGGGCCAGCCTCCACAACCCCGACGAGATCCAGCGGCTCGGCGTGGGCGTCGGCGACACCGTCCGGATCAAGCGTGCCGGCGACGTGATCCCCGACGTCGAGGAAGTCGTCGAGGACCGCACCGAGAGCCACTTCGAGTTCCCCGAGCACTGCCCGGTCTGCGACTCGGCGGTCGAACGCGACGGGCCGATGGCCTTCTGTACCGGCGGGCTGGCCTGTCCCGCCCAGCTCGAACGCGCCATCGAACACTACGCCAGCCGGACGGGCCTGGACGTCGAGGGGCTGGGCCCCGAACGCATCGAACAGCTCATGGACGCCGGACTGATCGAGGAACTGCCCGACCTCTACGCGCTGGATCCGGAGGCACTGGCCGACCTGGAGGGCTGGGGCGAGCGCAGCGCCGAGAAGCTCGTGACCGAACTCGACGACGCCCGTGAACCGCCGCTACCCGATTTCCTCGCGGCCATCGGCGTCCCCGAGGTCGGTCCGAGCACGGCCAAATCGCTGGCCCGGGAGTTCGGCGACCTCGATTCGGTGCTGGCCGCCGACGCCGAGCAGCTACAGGCCGTCGACGACGTGGGCCCGACCGTCGCTCGCGAGATCCGCGAGTTCTTCGACTCCGAGCGCAACCGCGCGGTCATCGAGCGGTTGCGCGAGCGGGGCGTCGAACCCCAGGCCGTCGAGATCGAACAGGGGGACGCGCTCGACGGGGAGACGTTCGTCTTCACCGGCTCGCTCGACGAGTTCACCCGCTCGGACGCCCAGGACCTCGTGGAAGCCCACGGCGGGTCCGCGACCAGTAGCGTCTCCGGCAACACCGACTATCTCGTGGTGGGCGAGAACCCGGGCGCGAGCAAGCGCGAGGATGCAGACGAAAACGACGTGCCCCGGATCGACGAGGAGGAGTTCCTGAAACTGCTCGACGAGCGCGGTGTCCGGTAA
- a CDS encoding excinuclease ABC subunit C produces MDPSEVRERASDLPAEPGCYQFLSASGAVLYVGKAVDLRARVRSYADPRGERIRRMVERSADVEVAVTDTETQALLLEANLIKRHQPRYNVRLKDDKSYPLVQLTAHEVPRIEITRDPDDDATVYGPFTDKGRVETVVKALRETYGLRGCSDHKYSGRDRPCLDYEVGICTAPCTGEISVDDYAADVASVRRFFEGETGVLADPLSTEMDRAAGNAEFERAANLRDRLRAVEAFHGEGGEAVSTGDAGGERAVDVLGASVEGETATVARLHAADGQLVERERHTLKAPEGEGSDTRIGAVLAAFVSQYYAERDLPDAILCSERPEDDELADWLAAEGVDVRVPGAGREAKLVDLALKNARRGVGARGDEGRALATALGLDDPVRRIEGFDVSHAQGRAVVGSNVTFVDGSAEKSDYRRRKLDERNDDYANMRALVRWRAERAMEGRDDRPDPDLLLIDGGDGQLGAAQDALAETGWDVPVVALAKDRELIVSPSDTHDWDDDAPHLHLCQRVRDEAHRFAVQYHQSLRDEVSTALDDVPGVGPQTRRRLLRRFGSVETVREADPDQLRQVEGVGEKTAETIASRL; encoded by the coding sequence ATGGACCCGAGCGAGGTCCGCGAGCGCGCGAGCGACCTGCCCGCCGAGCCGGGCTGTTACCAGTTCCTCTCGGCGTCGGGGGCCGTGCTGTACGTCGGAAAGGCCGTCGACCTGCGGGCCCGGGTGCGCTCCTACGCTGACCCGCGCGGCGAGCGCATCCGCCGGATGGTCGAGCGGTCGGCCGACGTCGAGGTGGCCGTCACCGACACCGAGACGCAGGCCCTGTTGCTGGAAGCGAACCTCATCAAGCGCCACCAGCCCCGCTACAACGTTCGGCTGAAGGACGACAAGTCCTACCCGCTGGTGCAGTTGACCGCCCACGAGGTCCCCCGGATCGAGATCACGCGCGACCCCGACGACGACGCGACGGTGTACGGCCCCTTCACCGACAAGGGCCGCGTCGAGACGGTCGTGAAGGCCCTGCGGGAGACCTACGGCCTCCGGGGCTGTTCGGACCACAAGTACAGCGGCCGGGATCGCCCCTGTCTGGACTACGAGGTCGGCATCTGCACCGCCCCCTGCACCGGCGAGATAAGCGTGGACGACTACGCCGCCGACGTCGCGAGCGTCCGCCGGTTCTTCGAGGGGGAGACGGGCGTGCTGGCCGATCCCCTCAGTACCGAGATGGACCGGGCCGCCGGGAACGCGGAGTTCGAGCGCGCCGCCAATCTCCGGGACCGACTGCGGGCCGTCGAGGCGTTCCACGGCGAGGGCGGCGAGGCGGTCAGCACCGGCGATGCTGGCGGCGAGCGGGCGGTGGACGTGCTCGGCGCGAGCGTCGAGGGCGAGACCGCCACCGTCGCGCGCCTGCACGCCGCGGACGGGCAACTCGTCGAGCGCGAGCGCCACACGCTGAAGGCCCCGGAGGGCGAGGGGTCTGACACCCGCATCGGCGCCGTGCTCGCCGCCTTCGTCTCGCAGTACTACGCCGAGCGCGACCTGCCGGACGCCATCCTCTGCTCCGAACGGCCCGAGGACGACGAACTGGCCGACTGGCTCGCCGCCGAGGGCGTCGACGTCCGGGTACCCGGCGCGGGCCGGGAGGCCAAACTCGTGGACCTGGCGCTGAAGAACGCCCGCCGGGGCGTCGGCGCGCGCGGCGACGAGGGTCGGGCACTCGCCACCGCGCTCGGCCTCGACGACCCCGTCCGCCGGATCGAGGGGTTCGACGTGAGCCACGCCCAGGGTCGTGCCGTCGTAGGCAGCAACGTCACCTTCGTCGACGGGAGCGCCGAGAAGAGCGACTACCGCCGGCGGAAGCTCGACGAGCGCAACGACGACTACGCGAACATGCGCGCGCTGGTGCGCTGGCGGGCCGAGCGCGCCATGGAGGGGCGCGACGACCGTCCGGACCCGGACCTGCTCCTGATCGACGGCGGCGACGGCCAGCTGGGCGCGGCGCAGGACGCGCTGGCGGAGACCGGCTGGGACGTGCCAGTCGTCGCCCTCGCGAAGGACCGGGAACTGATCGTGTCGCCCTCCGACACGCACGACTGGGACGACGACGCACCCCACCTCCACCTCTGTCAGCGAGTGCGCGACGAAGCCCACCGCTTCGCCGTCCAGTACCACCAGTCGCTCCGGGACGAAGTGTCGACGGCGCTGGACGACGTCCCGGGCGTCGGCCCCCAGACCCGGCGGCGGCTGCTGCGCCGGTTCGGGAGCGTCGAAACCGTTCGCGAGGCCGACCCCGACCAGCTCCGGCAGGTCGAGGGAGTCGGCGAGAAGACCGCCGAGACCATCGCCTCGCGGCTGTGA
- a CDS encoding DUF7344 domain-containing protein, with the protein MTGLLAERQAGGGRGGPDVVSEGLSADDAFEVLRNGRRRRVLAYLYDVGDEGDDVTLGELAEHVAALEADTTVSDITSNERKRVYVGLYQSHLPKMDSVGVLEYDEQVKTVSLTRRGWELEPYLSLAAGDLASGGDGWAKSRLYHGGLAVAAVLLLALVTLGALPPRPTLELVLTGQAVALGALFLVEGD; encoded by the coding sequence ATGACAGGACTGTTGGCCGAAAGGCAGGCTGGCGGTGGTCGGGGCGGGCCGGACGTTGTCTCGGAGGGACTTTCGGCCGACGACGCCTTCGAGGTCCTCCGCAACGGTCGGCGACGACGCGTCCTCGCGTACCTGTACGACGTCGGTGACGAAGGGGACGACGTCACTCTCGGTGAGTTAGCCGAACACGTGGCCGCCCTGGAGGCGGACACGACCGTCTCGGACATCACGTCGAACGAGCGGAAACGGGTCTACGTCGGCCTCTATCAGTCCCACCTCCCGAAGATGGACTCCGTCGGCGTCCTCGAGTACGACGAACAGGTGAAGACGGTCTCGCTGACCCGTCGCGGGTGGGAACTGGAGCCGTACCTCTCGCTCGCCGCGGGCGATCTCGCGTCGGGCGGCGACGGGTGGGCCAAGTCGCGGCTCTACCACGGCGGTCTCGCGGTGGCGGCCGTCCTGCTGCTGGCATTGGTCACGCTCGGCGCCCTGCCGCCCCGCCCGACGCTCGAACTCGTGCTCACCGGACAGGCCGTGGCACTCGGTGCGCTGTTCCTCGTCGAGGGCGACTGA
- a CDS encoding SPFH domain-containing protein: MLSGFALVLFFLGVVSGLELVGILFLAIVIVAVDSAVVVVQATEKRVLTVLGSYRKTLEPGLNVVPPFVSRTHAFDMRTQTLDVPQQEAITRDNSPVTADAVIYVKVMDAKKAYLEVEDYTNAVSNLAQTTLRAVLGDMELDETLSKRGQINAAIRRELDAPTDEWGVRVESVEVREVKPSIDVQDAMEQQTAAERRRRAMILEAQGERRSAIERAQGDKQSNVIRAQGEKQSQILEAQGDAVSTVLRARSAESMGERAVIDRGLETLENIGRGESTTFVLPQELSSLVGRYGKHLTGSDVRADGQSLQSLDFDDETRELLGLDDVESTLETLDTDVERPPEVAANGED, translated from the coding sequence ATGCTGTCGGGCTTTGCGCTCGTGCTCTTTTTCCTCGGCGTCGTCTCCGGCCTGGAACTGGTCGGCATCCTGTTCCTGGCCATCGTGATCGTCGCGGTCGACAGCGCGGTCGTCGTGGTCCAGGCCACGGAGAAACGCGTGCTGACGGTGCTGGGCAGCTACCGGAAGACGCTCGAACCGGGGCTCAACGTCGTGCCGCCGTTCGTCTCGCGGACCCACGCCTTCGACATGCGCACGCAGACGCTGGACGTGCCCCAGCAGGAGGCGATCACGCGGGACAACTCCCCGGTCACCGCCGACGCCGTCATCTACGTGAAGGTCATGGACGCGAAGAAGGCCTACCTCGAAGTCGAGGACTACACCAACGCCGTCTCCAACCTCGCCCAGACGACGTTGCGGGCCGTCCTGGGCGACATGGAACTGGACGAGACGCTCAGCAAGCGCGGCCAGATCAACGCCGCCATCCGCCGGGAACTGGACGCCCCGACCGACGAGTGGGGCGTCCGCGTCGAGTCCGTCGAGGTCCGGGAGGTCAAACCCTCCATCGACGTGCAGGACGCGATGGAACAGCAGACCGCCGCCGAGCGCCGCCGGCGCGCCATGATCCTCGAAGCCCAGGGGGAACGCCGCTCGGCCATCGAGCGCGCGCAGGGGGACAAACAGTCGAACGTCATCCGCGCGCAGGGCGAGAAACAGAGCCAGATCCTCGAAGCGCAGGGCGACGCGGTCTCCACAGTATTGCGAGCGCGGTCCGCGGAGTCGATGGGCGAACGCGCCGTCATCGACCGCGGGCTGGAGACCCTCGAGAACATCGGCCGGGGCGAGTCCACGACCTTCGTCCTGCCGCAGGAACTCTCCTCGCTGGTCGGCCGCTACGGGAAACACCTCACCGGCAGCGACGTCCGGGCGGACGGCCAGTCGCTGCAGAGCCTCGACTTCGACGACGAGACGCGCGAACTCCTCGGTCTGGACGACGTCGAGTCGACGCTCGAAACCCTCGATACGGACGTCGAGCGACCCCCCGAAGTGGCCGCTAACGGAGAGGACTGA
- a CDS encoding MOSC domain-containing protein, with amino-acid sequence MPALSRLTVYPVKSLDGLDRDAATVGARGALDRDREYAMFDADGEYVNGKATARVHRLRSAFHPATHELTLWRHGEAERHAFHLREEAGRAACGEWLTDFFGEPVTVERDDAGGYPDDQELHGPTVISTGTVREVADWFDLPPENVRRRLRACIEIDSTEPFWEDRLFADHGEVVEFSIGDCTLYGVNPCQRCVVPTRDPDTGEAIEDFRERFVEKREATLPAWTPSDRFDHPYRLMLNTVVPEDSWHTEIAVGDAVEIEGVRPEP; translated from the coding sequence ATGCCAGCGCTCTCGAGGCTCACCGTCTATCCCGTCAAGTCCCTCGACGGACTCGACCGCGACGCCGCGACCGTCGGCGCACGGGGCGCGCTCGACCGCGATCGCGAGTACGCCATGTTCGATGCCGACGGCGAGTACGTCAACGGGAAGGCCACCGCACGGGTCCACCGCCTCCGGTCGGCGTTCCACCCCGCGACTCACGAACTGACCCTGTGGCGCCACGGCGAGGCGGAGCGCCACGCCTTCCACCTGCGCGAGGAAGCCGGCCGGGCGGCCTGCGGCGAGTGGCTGACGGACTTCTTCGGCGAACCCGTCACCGTCGAGCGCGACGACGCGGGCGGCTATCCGGACGACCAGGAACTGCACGGGCCGACGGTCATCAGCACCGGGACCGTGCGGGAGGTGGCCGACTGGTTCGACCTGCCGCCCGAGAACGTCCGGCGGCGGCTACGGGCCTGCATCGAGATCGACAGTACCGAACCGTTCTGGGAGGATCGGCTGTTCGCCGACCACGGGGAGGTGGTCGAGTTCTCGATCGGCGACTGCACCCTCTACGGCGTCAACCCGTGCCAGCGCTGCGTCGTCCCGACGCGGGACCCCGACACGGGCGAGGCGATCGAGGACTTCCGCGAGCGGTTCGTCGAGAAGCGCGAGGCGACCCTGCCGGCGTGGACGCCCTCGGACCGGTTCGATCACCCCTATAGGCTCATGCTGAACACCGTCGTGCCGGAGGACTCGTGGCATACGGAGATCGCGGTCGGGGACGCCGTCGAGATCGAGGGCGTCCGGCCGGAACCCTAG